In the genome of Bremerella sp. P1, the window TCCTGGTTAGCGAGGTGCCCCATGTTCACGGCGGCCCCTCCCCTGCCTTTTCGGACAGCCTGAGAAAAACGAACTGCTATGGTTGATCACAACTCCGATCTGCCGATGATCGAGGCCGACCGGCTTTCCAAATTCTATGGAATCTTTGCCGCCTCCCGAGAAATCAGCTTCAAGGTCCATCGTGGCGAGGTGGTGGCGTTTCTCGGCCCCAATGGTGCCGGCAAAAGCACGACCATGAAGCTGCTTACCGGGTATCTATCACCAAGCGAAGGGGTTGCCCGGATCGCCGGCTACAACATGGCCACCCAGCGATTGCAGGGCTCGTCGGTGCTGGGATACCTTCCCGAAAACGGTCCGCTCTACCCGGATGCCACTCCGCACAGCTTGCTCTGGTTCATCGGCGAGGCCCGCGGCATGAGCCCGGCCAAACGCACCGAACGCATCGATGCCGTGGTGGACCTGTGTAACCTGCATACCGTGCTGTACAAGCCGATCTCGAAGCTTTCCAAGGGTTACAAGCAGCGTGTCGGCATGGCTCAAGCCATTTTGCATGAACCAGAAGTGCTGATCCTGGACGAACCAACGTCCGGACTCGACCCGAATCAAATCCGTGGCGTGCGTGACATGATTCGTCGCCTGGGACAAGAGAAGACGATTCTGCTCTCGACACACATCTTCCAGGAAGTCGACGCACTGGCGACCCGGGCCATCGTGATCAACGAAGGTCGACTCATCTACGACGGAAGCATTGATGGAATGAAGCAACCAGGCGAAACCCTGGACGACGCTTTCTATCGGATGACCAAAGGGGTAAACGCATTGACGACCCCAGAAGGTGAAGAAGCGACCCCGGATAGCTAAACCGGCCTAACATCAGCGGCCCGTTTGAACGAAACATTTTCCCAACTGAAATAACAACACGGTAACAAGACATGTCCGTCGAGTTTTACGCCAAGTTAGCAACGCTCGTACTGTTCGATCTATTGTTCATGTTGGCGTTCTTCATCCTGCTCATTCCGCTTTCGGTAGCCAAGAAGGCTTCGTATGCCGTGATGAAGCGGAACTTCAAGTCGTACTTCAGCAACCCAACCGGGTACGTCTTTCTCGCGATCTTCGTTTTGCTGACCTCGATGGCGGCGTTCTGGCCCCATGAGTTCTTTAACGCGAACCTGGCGAATCTCAACGAACTCAATTCCCAGATCACGCTCATCATGCTGATCTTCATCCCGACCATCACCATGGGTTTGTGGGCGGATGAAAAGCGACTGGGGACCGACGAATTACTGTTAACACTACCGGCCACCGACTTTGACATCGTGATCGGTAAGTACTTGGCGGCGGTATCGGTGTTTAGCGTCTCGTTGGTCTTCTCGCAGCTCTGTAACTTTCTGGTGCTGGACGCGCTGTCGCTCGGCTCGCTCGACGCAGGCCTCTTTATCACCACTTACATCGGCTACTGGTTCATCGGCTTGACGATGATTGCTTTGGGGATGGTGGCTTCGTTCATGACGAACAACCTGACCCTGGGCTTTGTGCTGGGTATTTTGGTGAACGCTCCTTTTGTTCTTTTGCAATACTCGGACGCGTTTGTCACGCAAAACGAATGGGTTGGCTTCCTGAGCGAAGCGAGTATGGGCAAGCAGTTCGCGGACTTCGGTCGCGGGGTGATCTCGATCAGCTCGCTGGCGTACTTCCTGATGATGACGGTCGTCGGTATTTACCTGGCAATGGTCCTCATCGGTCGACGTCACTGGCTGGGGGGTAAAGATGGCGAGTCCCTCTTGGGGCATTACCTGATCCGCTCGACCTGTCTGCTGGCGATCGCGTTCGCAGCCACGCTGTTCTTTGTGATGAATGACATCCGCTGGGACTATACCGAGAACGGTACCAGCAGCCTGCTTCCTCAAACCAAGCAGTTGGTTCGTAACCTCTCGACCGACCAGCCCGTGCGTATCGAAGCGTTTGTCAGCGGCAGCGTTCCGAAGAACTACGCCCAAACCAAGCTCGACTTGATTAACTACCTAAACGAGTTCCGTGCGTTGAGTGGCTCGAAGATCAACGTGGTGATTCACGACGGCCTGGAACCGTTCAGCGAAACGGCCGACATCGCTCGCGAGACCTACGGCATTCAGCCCCGCGAGTTGATCTCGCAGGAACGTGGAGCGTTGGCTCAGGAAGAAGTCATCCTGGGTGCCGCCGTTCAGCGTGGCCTAGAGAAAGTAGTGATTCCATTCTTCGACAATGGTGTTCCCGTCGAGTACGAACTGGTTCGTTCGATTGGTACCGTTTCAGAGAAGAAACGTAAACGCTTGGGCGTTCTGCAAACCGATGCTCAATTATTCGGCGGGATTCAACAGAACCCACTGGGCGGCTACCAGAACATTCCACCTCAGCAGATCATTACGGAATTGGAGAAGCAATACGACGTGATTGAAGTTGATGCCTCGTCAGCGATCGATCCAAGCTCGTACGACGTGCTGCTTGCCGTTCAGCCGTCGAGCCTGTCGCCTCCGGCGATGAAGAACTTCGTCGACGCAATCAAAGCAGGCATTCCGACCGCCGTCTTCGACGACCCGGCTCCGACCCTCATGGGACAAGCCACGCCAATCGGCCAGGACAAGCGCAACCCATTCCCCGGCCGACGTCCGCCCGAACAAAAGGGAGACATTCGACAGCTGTGGGACCTGCTGCACATTTCGATGCCTGGCAAGCAATTGCCAACCGATCGCTACTATCAACCGTACATCGTCTGGCAGGATTACAATCCGGAAGTTCGTCTACGCAACCTGGGGGCGATCACCAAAGAGTACGTCTTCGCCGATCGCTTCACTCCCGGTGCGCCTGAATACGAAGCGTTGAACAACGAGGTCGACGTGACGCAGGATCTTCGCCAGATGCTCTTCCTGTTCGCAGGGGCCATCAAGAAGCAGCCAGGCTACCCGAAAACAATGACCTTTACCCCGCTGGTCACCACCGGTACGAAGATCGGGACAATCACGTTTCAAGACCTAAGTAGCGCCCGGCAGGATCAGCGACGCATCGAAGCAAAGCGGCAACCGGTTTATGGCCCCAACGGAGGTGCACCTGATCCGTTTGTCTTAGCAGCCCTCATCCAAGGCACACCTCCTTCGGTCGCCAAGAACGCCACCAAGGCGGAAGATGCTGCTGACGCCGAAAAGAAGGAAGGCGACGAAGCAGAAACGGATAAGCCAGAAAAGTCCGATGGCTCAATCAATGTGGCCATGGTCAGCGATATCGACCTGCTTCATTCGGTCTTCGTGCAACTGCGTGCTCAAAGTGCCGACAGCTCTGAAATGCAGATCGATAACACGAACTTCCTCTTGAACCTGATCGACAAGCTGGCCGGTGACGACGAGTACATTCCCATCCGTAGCCGAAGTGAACCAATCGCTCGCCTTGGGCTGATGGAACGCTTAACGGAATCGGCCAAGACCGAAGGGGACAAGGCTCTGCGAGAAGCGGCACTCAACGCTCAGGCACAGCAAGAACAACTGGAGAAAGAACTTCAGAAGCCGCTGGAAGATCTGAACATGAAGATCAACACGCTCAACGCTCGAGCCAACCAAGGGGGCGAGATTCGTCCTGAAGACCTGCGTGAAGTTCAGGCACTGCAGTTGGAACTGGCCCAGCGTCAGGCAGACGTTCAGAACAAGCAGCGTGCCGCCGTTCAAAAGATCGAAGCCAATCTCGAGCGTGAACAAGAGCGTATCACGCGTGAGTTGAATCGTAGGATTCTGTACTACCAGAACCAGGTCAAAACCTTGGCCGTTGCCCTTCCGCCAATCCCACCGATCGTGATCGGCATCGTCGTCTTTGTCATTCGACGCTTGAAGGAACGTGAGGGATTGTCGAAAGACCGAATTATCAAGTAGCTCCAGCTACTACCCCAGATATCCGCGAACATTTTTACGCACTAGTTGCAAAGCAATTTGTCATGAGTGAAGCCGTTAAAACGTTGATCTTTCTGGCCGTGGCTGTCGTCATGGGAGGCTTGGCCTACGTCTCGCGCCCTGCACCGGCAACCAGTGCACCGGAGGAGGAAGTCAATCAGCCCCTCTTCCCGACTTTTACCGATCCGTTGCAAGCCGAGTCGATGCAGATTACCCGCTTCGATTCCGAGCGTGGTCAGATCCGCCGCTTTGAAGTCGCCAACACCAGCGACGGTTGGCAGATCAAGTCCAAAGGAGGCTACCCGGCCAACGCGACCGAGCACATGACCAAGGCCGCTAACAGCCTGGTCGACTTGAAGGTGCTGCGGATCGTCAGCGATCTTCCCGGTCAGCAAGCGGAATATGGTGTCGTGGAACCCAACGCCAACGCTATTTCGGCCGCCGACGAAGGGGTGGGCCAGATGGTCACCATCGAAGACAAAACCGACAAGACACTCGCCAACCTGATTGTGGGTGCGGCCGATAAAGAAGATCCACAATTGCGGTACGTGCGTGTTCCAGGCCGCGACCGAATCTACCTGGTTCGCTTGGACCCAACCGTCTTCTCGACGGAGTTTTCCGACTGGATCGACAAGGACCTGTTGCAGCTCAATCCATTCGATGTCGCTTCCTTGCGTTTCCGCAACTACACGATGCAGGTTGCCAACAACCAGATTCAAGCGTTGCCGCAAATGGATGCCACCGTGGCCTTCGACGCAGAGCGAAGCAGTTGGAGCCTTCTCAACCTGAAAGAGGCAGCCCCTGGCGATCAAACGCAATTGGCCGCCGCCGAGTTGCCTGCCGATGAAAAGCTGAACACGGAAAAGCTCGACGAGATTCGCAACTCCCTGGATGACTTGACGATTGTCGACGTTTTTCGCAAGCCGGAACAATTAGCGGAAGTTCTCAAGCAGGGCGAAGGGCTTAAAGGCCTCAAGCAGGAAGACCTTCCGACGCTGGTTTCCAACGGCTTCTTCCCATACCTGATGCCAGGCGAAACCGAACCGCAGTTGGTGGGCCTGAACGGCGAACTGGTCATCGAAACCCAAGACGCGATTCGTTACCGACTTTTATTCGGTCTCGAAAAGCTTGGGGGTGATAACAAAGACCAGAAGCAGCAGTACCTCTTCGTCCAAACCGAACTAGTCGACGAGATGTTGCCGCCGCCGATGCTGCAAGAGGTTCCCGAGATCAAGGAAGGGGAAGACCAAGACATCGAAGCCCAAGCCAAGGCCCGCGAGAAGATTTTGCAAGACAACGATGCCAAGATGACCGAGTATCGTGAAATGAAGAACCTGGCCACGCGAAAGATCTACGAGCTGAACACACGTTTTGCCGACTGGTATTACGTGGTGAAAGCCGAGGACGTTGCCAAGATCTTGCTCAATCGTGATCAGTTGGGCGTCCCAATCAATCAACCCACCAACCAGCCCAGCGGAGTACCAGGACGCGTCTTCCCAGGCGGTCCAGGCACGGGCATGATGCGACCACCTGCTGCCCAGCAGCCGATGACTCAGCCAATGCCTCAATCGGAACCAATGGATAAGCCGGCTTCTGAGGAGCCAGCCGATCAACCGCCAGCCGATCAACCGCCAGCGGGCGACAAACCAGCCGGCGACGAAACTCCTAAGGAAGAGGCTGCTACCAAAGAAGAGCCGGCTGAAACTCCAAGCGAGCCAATGAAGCCAGCCGAAGATATGGCCGAACCAGCAACTGAGGAGAAACCGGCCGAAACCGAAGAAACCCCAGACGCAACGCCAGAAAGCGACACGCCGGCCGAGGAATCTGCGGAATAAGCGATAAAAGTTTCGCGAAGACCAACTCCATCGCGATCCTTTCCGCTCAGGCTGTGTCGTTTCAACGAGGACAACCTGATACCCTGCCGAGAATGGACGCGAGTGATTTGCCGGTTTCCGCGAACACTTCGCCTTGGCGTTCGCGTTACATCAGCTAGAATCTAGGGAACTTGGTTTCCCCCAAGCTTTTGCGCCCATAGCTCAGCCGGATAGAGCAGCGGTCTTCTAAACCGCAGGTCGCAGGTTCGAATCCTGCTGGGCGTGCTTTTCTTTCTGCGGGCGCTGGGGCGTCACTCTTCGCCAGGATACTTTCTATCCGCCTTACGATGCATTTGTCGGCAATTGCCGGTAGGCTGAACGATCAATCTTGGAGGGCATCTTGCTGTGAATGAATCGGTAACAGATCGAAAAAGAGGGTGCCTCATTGGCTTGGCCGTGGGGGATGCGCTCGGGGCTGCCGTCGAATTCAAACCGCCGGGCTCATTTCCACCGGTGACAGGCTACCGCGATGGTGGTCCTCATCGTCTGGATGCAGGTCAGTGGACTGACGATACCAGCATGGCCCTGGCGTTGGCCGACAGTATCGGCCAGGCTGGCTGGGACCTTAACGATCAGGCATCACGCTACCTTTCCTGGATGCAAGGCGGAGCCTATTCCGTGAATGGCATTTGCTTCGACGTCGGCATCGCGACGCGAGGTGCCCTGCTTCGCTTTGAAGCTTCGCAGGATGCCTACTCGTCCGGAGATCCCTCAATACGCGCCAGCGGCAATGGATCGATCATGCGTCTGGCGCCCGTGCCGATTCATTACGCTGAATGCTTTCCGGATCGAATCAATGAGCTCGCCACCCATGCTGAGCAGTCCAGTATTCCCACACACGCCAGTCCAATTTGCCTGTCGGCGTGCCGTTACATGGCACTGGTGCTTGCCGGTTTTATTTATGGCTTAGAGCGAGATGTCGTTCTTGATCCGAAGTGGGAAGCACTCGAGCAGCTGAAATCACTTGCCCCGCTCGCCCCTGAGATCAACGAGATTGCCGACGGTAGCTTTCGCCGACGAGAGCCGCCTGAGATTGTAGGCAGCGGTTACGTCGTCAAAAGCCTCGAGGCATCCCTGTGGGCGTTTGCTCGCTCGGATAACTTTGAGGACGCCGTGCTGGACGCTGTGAACCTCGGGGATGATGCCGATACAACAGGCGCGGTCTGTGGTCAGTTGGCCGGGGCCTACTGGGGTGAAAGTGGCATTCCGGAATCACTACGAAACGGACTCGATAAGCCTGACATGCTTGAGAAAGCCTTGGCGAGTATCACCGGCTAAGCGTTTTCCGCCAGAGGGAATTTGTCTAAAATAGTAGATCGGTTCTGACCCACTACCCTGCACCATTCACGCTCACGCGCCGCTCTGCCCATGACTTGCGATCCTTCACTTTCGGCCAGCGAGCGACTGCTCAACTGGTTTCACGACCTCGATTCCTGCCTGGTTGCTTTCTCAGGTGGTGTCGATAGTAGTGTCGTGGCCAAGGCCGCCGCGCTCGCGTTGGGGGACGAGTCGTTTGCGGTAACGGCCAAGAGCCCGAGTGTTGCTGAGCGTGATCTGCGAATCGCCAAGGAGACAGCCGAGGCCATTGGCATTCGGCACGAGGTGATCGAGACGGCCGAACTGAATCGACCAGGCTATGTGGCCAACGCTCCTGATCGCTGCTTCCACTGTAAGTCGGAATTGTACGATCACCTTTCGGCGATTCGTGCAAAGTACGAAACGGCCGTGATCGTGAATGGGGCGAACCTCGATGACCGGGGTGACCATCGCCCAGGAATGATCGCCGCAACCAACGCCGGCGTCCGCTCTCCCCTTTTGGAGTGCGAGATCGACAAAGCCACGCTCCGCGAAATTGCCAAGCTGTGGGATATCCCGGTTTGGGATCGCCCTGCTTCGCCGTGCCTGGCAAGTCGGATCGCGTACGGCGTTGAAGTCACGCCCGAGCGTCTGAAGATGGTGGAACTGGCAGAAGAAACGCTTCGTTCGCTCGGCCTTCGCGATCTCCGCGTGCGTTACCACGAGGGTGATTTGGCCCGCCTGGAAGTGCCCATTGAAGCAATCGAGTGGCTCGCCAAGCCAGAGACGCGTGAAACGCTTGAGCAGCGTCTAACCGAAATCGGCTTCAAGTTCGTCACGCTCGACCTGGGTGGCCTGAAGTCTGGCAGCTTGAATCAATTGATTCAGGTATCGCTCAACGAGACTTAAATACGCAGCCGCGTCAGCTAACTTCTTTCGCAGTGCATAAAAAAAGCTCGTTCGCCGAAATGACGAACGAGCGTGAATTCTTGTATGTGCCAACTAGCTGGCGAAGATGCGATCCATTCGATCGGCGATTTCCGTGAGACGCTCGCGTCCGCCGCCGGAGATTTCTGCGGTGGCCCAGCCTTGGTAATCAATCTCGCGTAGGTTGGCCATAACCTTCGGCCAGTCGACATCCCCTTCCAAGAGCTTGGCACCGAAGCCTTTCCCCTTGCCGAAGTCTTTGATGTCGAGCTTCTTGATGCGTGGACCGAGGATCGGTACCCACTC includes:
- a CDS encoding ABC transporter ATP-binding protein; amino-acid sequence: MVDHNSDLPMIEADRLSKFYGIFAASREISFKVHRGEVVAFLGPNGAGKSTTMKLLTGYLSPSEGVARIAGYNMATQRLQGSSVLGYLPENGPLYPDATPHSLLWFIGEARGMSPAKRTERIDAVVDLCNLHTVLYKPISKLSKGYKQRVGMAQAILHEPEVLILDEPTSGLDPNQIRGVRDMIRRLGQEKTILLSTHIFQEVDALATRAIVINEGRLIYDGSIDGMKQPGETLDDAFYRMTKGVNALTTPEGEEATPDS
- a CDS encoding Gldg family protein, which produces MSVEFYAKLATLVLFDLLFMLAFFILLIPLSVAKKASYAVMKRNFKSYFSNPTGYVFLAIFVLLTSMAAFWPHEFFNANLANLNELNSQITLIMLIFIPTITMGLWADEKRLGTDELLLTLPATDFDIVIGKYLAAVSVFSVSLVFSQLCNFLVLDALSLGSLDAGLFITTYIGYWFIGLTMIALGMVASFMTNNLTLGFVLGILVNAPFVLLQYSDAFVTQNEWVGFLSEASMGKQFADFGRGVISISSLAYFLMMTVVGIYLAMVLIGRRHWLGGKDGESLLGHYLIRSTCLLAIAFAATLFFVMNDIRWDYTENGTSSLLPQTKQLVRNLSTDQPVRIEAFVSGSVPKNYAQTKLDLINYLNEFRALSGSKINVVIHDGLEPFSETADIARETYGIQPRELISQERGALAQEEVILGAAVQRGLEKVVIPFFDNGVPVEYELVRSIGTVSEKKRKRLGVLQTDAQLFGGIQQNPLGGYQNIPPQQIITELEKQYDVIEVDASSAIDPSSYDVLLAVQPSSLSPPAMKNFVDAIKAGIPTAVFDDPAPTLMGQATPIGQDKRNPFPGRRPPEQKGDIRQLWDLLHISMPGKQLPTDRYYQPYIVWQDYNPEVRLRNLGAITKEYVFADRFTPGAPEYEALNNEVDVTQDLRQMLFLFAGAIKKQPGYPKTMTFTPLVTTGTKIGTITFQDLSSARQDQRRIEAKRQPVYGPNGGAPDPFVLAALIQGTPPSVAKNATKAEDAADAEKKEGDEAETDKPEKSDGSINVAMVSDIDLLHSVFVQLRAQSADSSEMQIDNTNFLLNLIDKLAGDDEYIPIRSRSEPIARLGLMERLTESAKTEGDKALREAALNAQAQQEQLEKELQKPLEDLNMKINTLNARANQGGEIRPEDLREVQALQLELAQRQADVQNKQRAAVQKIEANLEREQERITRELNRRILYYQNQVKTLAVALPPIPPIVIGIVVFVIRRLKEREGLSKDRIIK
- a CDS encoding DUF4340 domain-containing protein, giving the protein MSEAVKTLIFLAVAVVMGGLAYVSRPAPATSAPEEEVNQPLFPTFTDPLQAESMQITRFDSERGQIRRFEVANTSDGWQIKSKGGYPANATEHMTKAANSLVDLKVLRIVSDLPGQQAEYGVVEPNANAISAADEGVGQMVTIEDKTDKTLANLIVGAADKEDPQLRYVRVPGRDRIYLVRLDPTVFSTEFSDWIDKDLLQLNPFDVASLRFRNYTMQVANNQIQALPQMDATVAFDAERSSWSLLNLKEAAPGDQTQLAAAELPADEKLNTEKLDEIRNSLDDLTIVDVFRKPEQLAEVLKQGEGLKGLKQEDLPTLVSNGFFPYLMPGETEPQLVGLNGELVIETQDAIRYRLLFGLEKLGGDNKDQKQQYLFVQTELVDEMLPPPMLQEVPEIKEGEDQDIEAQAKAREKILQDNDAKMTEYREMKNLATRKIYELNTRFADWYYVVKAEDVAKILLNRDQLGVPINQPTNQPSGVPGRVFPGGPGTGMMRPPAAQQPMTQPMPQSEPMDKPASEEPADQPPADQPPAGDKPAGDETPKEEAATKEEPAETPSEPMKPAEDMAEPATEEKPAETEETPDATPESDTPAEESAE
- a CDS encoding ADP-ribosylglycohydrolase family protein, producing the protein MNESVTDRKRGCLIGLAVGDALGAAVEFKPPGSFPPVTGYRDGGPHRLDAGQWTDDTSMALALADSIGQAGWDLNDQASRYLSWMQGGAYSVNGICFDVGIATRGALLRFEASQDAYSSGDPSIRASGNGSIMRLAPVPIHYAECFPDRINELATHAEQSSIPTHASPICLSACRYMALVLAGFIYGLERDVVLDPKWEALEQLKSLAPLAPEINEIADGSFRRREPPEIVGSGYVVKSLEASLWAFARSDNFEDAVLDAVNLGDDADTTGAVCGQLAGAYWGESGIPESLRNGLDKPDMLEKALASITG
- the larE gene encoding ATP-dependent sacrificial sulfur transferase LarE, whose amino-acid sequence is MTCDPSLSASERLLNWFHDLDSCLVAFSGGVDSSVVAKAAALALGDESFAVTAKSPSVAERDLRIAKETAEAIGIRHEVIETAELNRPGYVANAPDRCFHCKSELYDHLSAIRAKYETAVIVNGANLDDRGDHRPGMIAATNAGVRSPLLECEIDKATLREIAKLWDIPVWDRPASPCLASRIAYGVEVTPERLKMVELAEETLRSLGLRDLRVRYHEGDLARLEVPIEAIEWLAKPETRETLEQRLTEIGFKFVTLDLGGLKSGSLNQLIQVSLNET